The following are encoded together in the Kribbella sp. CA-293567 genome:
- a CDS encoding ubiquitin-like protein Pup has product MAKDGGQQHKQPKRSSTEEEVTEVKSGEDVAERKERLDDDVDSILDEIDEVLEENAEEFVRGFVQKGGE; this is encoded by the coding sequence ATGGCGAAAGACGGCGGACAGCAGCACAAGCAGCCGAAGCGCTCGTCGACCGAGGAAGAGGTCACCGAGGTCAAGTCCGGCGAGGACGTGGCCGAGCGCAAGGAACGGCTCGACGACGACGTGGACTCGATCCTCGACGAGATCGACGAGGTGCTGGAGGAGAACGCGGAAGAGTTCGTCCGCGGTTTCGTGCAAAAGGGTGGGGAGTGA